The following are encoded in a window of Sutcliffiella horikoshii genomic DNA:
- a CDS encoding YaiI/YqxD family protein: protein MQNNRKPIILVDADACPVKEEISRISHTYKVDVCYVASYSHVMTNKTEGNWVYVDDEKESADLYILNHAKKDDVVVTQDIGLASMLVSKNVYVLTPRGKQYEESEMELSLHMRFLSAKERRKGNYSKGPKAFSMKDRERFVQSLKKTLSKIAGIPE from the coding sequence ATGCAAAATAATCGCAAACCTATTATTTTGGTGGATGCAGATGCGTGTCCCGTTAAAGAAGAAATAAGTAGAATAAGTCATACATACAAAGTTGATGTGTGCTACGTAGCTTCCTACTCCCATGTCATGACCAATAAAACTGAAGGAAATTGGGTCTATGTGGATGATGAAAAAGAATCTGCAGATCTTTATATTTTGAATCATGCAAAGAAAGATGATGTAGTAGTCACTCAAGATATTGGTCTAGCAAGCATGCTGGTGTCCAAAAACGTTTATGTTCTAACTCCTCGTGGAAAACAGTATGAAGAGAGCGAAATGGAACTGAGCTTGCATATGAGATTTCTATCTGCGAAAGAACGGAGAAAAGGGAACTATTCTAAGGGCCCGAAAGCTTTCTCGATGAAAGACAGAGAAAGATTTGTTCAATCACTTAAAAAAACTTTGTCGAAAATTGCAGGAATTCCAGAATAG
- a CDS encoding pyruvate, water dikinase regulatory protein, with amino-acid sequence MEKRTVYIVSDSVGETAELAVKAAISQFNGANFHLKRIPYVEDIATLSEVVSIAKLNQGLIAFTLVVPEMRKHLLELAMKEGVQVYDIIGPLVDLMEQEYGVKPKYQPGLVRQLDDDYFKKIEAVEFAVKYDDGRDPRGIIKADIVLVGVSRTSKTPLSQYLAHKRLKVANVPIVPEVDPPEELFKVNPEKCFGLKISPEKLNDIRKERLKALGLNDKAAYANLERIKEELAFFETVVNKIGCDVIDVTNKAVEETANLISNIYNNRLK; translated from the coding sequence ATGGAGAAACGTACCGTATATATCGTATCTGATTCAGTCGGAGAAACTGCAGAGCTGGCAGTAAAAGCGGCAATCAGCCAATTTAATGGCGCGAACTTCCATCTCAAAAGAATACCTTACGTAGAAGACATCGCAACACTTTCAGAAGTAGTCTCGATTGCAAAACTTAATCAGGGTCTCATCGCTTTTACCCTAGTTGTTCCTGAAATGAGGAAGCATCTTTTAGAATTGGCTATGAAAGAAGGCGTCCAGGTCTATGACATCATTGGCCCGCTTGTGGACTTAATGGAGCAGGAATATGGTGTTAAACCAAAGTATCAGCCTGGCTTGGTAAGACAATTGGATGATGATTATTTCAAAAAAATCGAAGCAGTGGAATTTGCAGTGAAGTATGATGATGGCAGAGATCCAAGGGGAATCATAAAAGCGGATATCGTGTTGGTGGGGGTTTCTAGAACGTCCAAAACGCCTTTATCCCAATATTTGGCACATAAACGACTGAAGGTAGCAAATGTACCGATTGTTCCTGAGGTAGATCCACCAGAGGAACTTTTTAAAGTGAATCCTGAAAAATGTTTCGGTCTAAAGATTTCGCCAGAAAAGCTGAACGATATTCGAAAAGAAAGATTGAAAGCGTTGGGGCTTAATGATAAAGCCGCCTATGCCAATCTTGAAAGAATAAAAGAAGAGTTGGCATTTTTTGAAACAGTCGTAAATAAAATAGGTTGTGACGTGATAGATGTTACGAATAAGGCGGTAGAAGAAACAGCTAACCTTATCTCTAACATTTATAATAACCGTTTGAAGTAA
- a CDS encoding helix-turn-helix transcriptional regulator, with protein sequence MELNKRQETILQIVKEQGPITGEAIADQLNLTRATLRPDLAILTMAGYLDARPRVGYFYTGKTGSQLLSDKINKIQVNDHQSIPVVVHESVSVYDAICTMFLEDVGTLFVVDNFSIIVGVLSRKDLLRASIGKQELTSIPVNIIMTRMPNVTYCFKEDLIIDVAKKLIEKQIDALPVVKQTDKGYEVVGRITKTNITKVLVALALDEII encoded by the coding sequence ATCGAACTGAATAAGCGGCAAGAAACTATACTGCAAATAGTCAAAGAACAAGGACCGATTACCGGAGAAGCGATAGCCGATCAACTAAACTTGACTCGGGCAACCCTTCGTCCCGATTTAGCCATTCTGACCATGGCCGGCTATTTAGATGCCCGCCCGCGTGTTGGCTATTTCTACACTGGAAAAACAGGATCGCAATTGTTATCAGATAAGATAAATAAGATTCAGGTGAATGATCACCAGTCCATACCGGTTGTTGTTCATGAGAGTGTTTCTGTTTATGATGCAATTTGCACCATGTTCTTAGAAGACGTGGGAACCCTTTTTGTAGTGGACAACTTCTCTATTATTGTGGGAGTGCTTTCGAGAAAGGACCTTTTAAGGGCCAGTATCGGAAAACAAGAGCTGACTTCCATACCAGTAAATATAATTATGACTAGAATGCCTAATGTAACGTACTGCTTTAAAGAAGACTTGATTATTGATGTAGCAAAAAAACTGATTGAAAAACAAATAGATGCTCTTCCAGTCGTAAAGCAAACGGATAAAGGCTATGAAGTAGTCGGTAGAATAACAAAAACGAATATTACAAAAGTGCTGGTTGCCCTGGCACTCGATGAAATTATCTAG
- the glyS gene encoding glycine--tRNA ligase subunit beta, which produces MSKRDFLFEIGLEEMPARFVTDSMNQLQEKVKAWLETNQLAYENIHAYSTPRRLAVLVEGLVERQEDVTLEAKGPAKKVALSSDGEWSKAAQGFTRGQGLTVEDIYFKEINGVEYVHVKKHVEGKETKEILSGIASVATSLHFPKNMRWADEDLRYVRPIKWLIALFGEEVIPVEISKVKSDRVSTGHRFLGGQVELKDAASYVEELLSNYVIVNATERKEAIRKQLSIIGEENGWNIPVDEDLLEEVNNLVEYPTALFGTFESEYLTLPEEVLITSMKEHQRYFPVKSEEGTLLPYFVTVRNGNHENLDNVARGNEKVLRARLSDAAFFSKEDEKLVIEEAIKKLDKIVFHEEIGTTGDKVRRVQTIATDLAKVVNVDNETQKHVERASSIYKFDLVSHMVYEFPELQGIMGEKYALAKGESPAVAKAINEHYMPRSAEDQTASSDVGAILSIAEKMDTIVGFFAIGVIPTGSQDPYALRRQASGIIQTILNKEWTFSLEKFMHSVVERYVEKGIAKKDANEIMEDLLVFFKLRLKNNLSERGVRYDIVEALLELPLENVCSTVKKAETLETKKNEADFKETMESLSRVCNIAKKATLSTEVQENLLNQEQEHELYKQFNSKKDLVLRAAENQDFTVAYEELASLKPAIDAFFDNIMVMTEDEAIKANRLALMDEMAKVIAIFGNVNGIIVK; this is translated from the coding sequence ATGAGTAAGAGAGACTTTTTATTTGAAATCGGTCTAGAAGAGATGCCAGCCCGCTTTGTAACGGATTCCATGAATCAGCTTCAGGAAAAAGTGAAAGCTTGGCTTGAAACAAACCAGTTGGCTTATGAGAACATTCACGCTTACTCTACTCCAAGAAGGCTTGCCGTATTAGTTGAAGGCCTTGTAGAACGACAAGAAGATGTTACTTTAGAAGCAAAAGGCCCTGCGAAAAAGGTTGCTCTTTCTTCGGATGGTGAGTGGTCAAAGGCTGCTCAAGGCTTTACTAGAGGTCAAGGACTAACTGTTGAAGATATTTATTTTAAAGAGATAAACGGTGTGGAATATGTGCATGTAAAGAAGCATGTAGAAGGAAAAGAAACGAAAGAAATTCTTAGTGGCATTGCTTCTGTTGCTACAAGCCTGCATTTTCCAAAAAACATGCGCTGGGCTGATGAAGACTTAAGATATGTACGACCAATTAAATGGTTGATTGCTCTATTCGGTGAAGAGGTTATACCAGTTGAGATTTCAAAGGTAAAATCAGATCGAGTATCTACTGGCCACCGATTCCTTGGAGGTCAAGTGGAATTAAAAGACGCCGCTAGTTATGTGGAAGAGCTTTTATCTAACTATGTCATTGTCAATGCTACGGAGCGAAAAGAAGCAATCAGGAAACAACTGTCGATTATTGGGGAAGAAAATGGTTGGAACATTCCTGTGGATGAAGACCTGCTAGAAGAAGTGAACAACCTGGTGGAATATCCAACAGCATTGTTTGGAACGTTCGAATCGGAATATCTCACCTTGCCTGAAGAAGTGCTGATTACATCCATGAAAGAGCATCAGCGTTATTTCCCTGTTAAAAGTGAAGAGGGAACTCTTTTGCCTTATTTTGTGACTGTACGAAACGGGAACCATGAGAATTTAGATAATGTTGCAAGAGGAAATGAAAAAGTATTGCGTGCAAGGCTTTCTGATGCGGCATTTTTCTCCAAGGAAGACGAGAAGCTTGTTATTGAAGAAGCAATTAAAAAGCTGGATAAGATTGTATTCCATGAAGAAATTGGAACAACCGGCGATAAAGTGAGACGTGTACAGACCATAGCAACAGACCTTGCTAAAGTTGTAAATGTTGACAATGAAACGCAAAAGCATGTAGAGCGTGCATCTTCCATTTACAAGTTTGACTTAGTATCTCATATGGTTTATGAATTTCCGGAACTACAAGGAATCATGGGCGAAAAATATGCGTTGGCCAAGGGTGAGAGCCCTGCCGTTGCAAAAGCTATCAATGAGCATTATATGCCTCGTTCTGCAGAAGACCAAACCGCTTCCTCTGATGTAGGTGCCATCCTAAGTATCGCTGAAAAGATGGATACCATTGTTGGGTTCTTTGCTATTGGAGTTATCCCTACTGGTTCACAGGACCCTTATGCGTTAAGACGTCAGGCATCTGGGATCATTCAGACGATCTTAAATAAAGAGTGGACTTTCTCATTGGAAAAGTTTATGCACTCAGTAGTAGAACGTTATGTAGAAAAAGGAATCGCTAAGAAAGATGCAAATGAAATCATGGAAGATCTCTTAGTGTTCTTTAAATTACGACTTAAAAACAACCTTTCCGAGCGTGGAGTTCGTTATGACATTGTGGAGGCACTTTTAGAGCTACCACTCGAGAATGTTTGCTCCACTGTGAAGAAAGCAGAAACGCTTGAAACAAAGAAAAATGAAGCAGACTTTAAAGAAACGATGGAATCATTAAGTCGTGTGTGCAACATTGCCAAGAAGGCAACTCTTTCTACCGAAGTTCAAGAGAACTTGCTAAACCAAGAGCAGGAACATGAGCTGTATAAACAATTTAACAGCAAAAAAGATCTTGTGCTCCGTGCGGCAGAAAATCAGGATTTCACCGTAGCGTATGAAGAACTTGCTTCCTTAAAACCTGCCATTGATGCATTCTTTGACAACATCATGGTCATGACAGAAGATGAAGCAATAAAAGCAAATCGCCTCGCTCTTATGGATGAAATGGCTAAAGTTATAGCCATTTTCGGAAACGTCAATGGCATCATCGTTAAGTGA
- the glyQ gene encoding glycine--tRNA ligase subunit alpha, translated as MNIQNMILTLQNHWSEQGCILMQAYDVEKGAGTMSPYTFLRSIGPEPWNVAYVEPSRRPVDGRYGENPNRLYQHHQFQVIMKPSPDNIQELYLESLKKLGIDPLKHDIRFVEDNWEAPTLGAAGLGWEVWLDGMEITQFTYFQQVGGIECKPVSVEITYGIERLASYIQDKENVFDLEWTEGFTVRDIFLQPEYEHSKYTFETSDPDMLFSLFDIYEKEAHRQMDHGLVHPAYDYVLKCSHTFNQLDARGAISVTERTGYIGRVRNLARKVARTFYEEREKLGFPILKKEESNNE; from the coding sequence ATGAACATCCAAAACATGATCCTGACCCTGCAAAACCACTGGTCAGAACAAGGCTGTATCCTCATGCAAGCCTACGACGTAGAAAAAGGTGCCGGCACAATGAGCCCATATACATTCCTAAGAAGCATCGGCCCTGAGCCATGGAACGTAGCATACGTCGAACCATCCAGAAGACCGGTAGACGGGCGCTACGGCGAAAACCCAAACCGCCTATACCAACATCACCAATTCCAAGTGATCATGAAACCATCCCCAGACAACATTCAAGAACTATACCTGGAGTCACTCAAGAAACTTGGAATCGACCCACTAAAGCATGATATCCGCTTTGTAGAAGACAACTGGGAAGCACCAACACTTGGGGCAGCAGGACTTGGCTGGGAAGTTTGGCTGGACGGAATGGAAATCACCCAATTCACCTACTTCCAACAGGTCGGAGGAATTGAATGCAAACCGGTTTCTGTAGAAATCACCTATGGTATTGAGCGACTTGCCTCCTACATCCAAGACAAAGAAAATGTTTTTGATCTAGAATGGACAGAAGGATTCACCGTTCGTGATATTTTCCTTCAACCGGAATATGAACACTCTAAATATACATTTGAAACATCCGATCCGGATATGCTGTTCTCACTGTTTGATATCTATGAAAAAGAAGCACACCGCCAGATGGACCATGGTCTTGTGCACCCTGCATACGACTATGTATTAAAATGCTCTCATACATTCAACCAATTGGACGCACGTGGCGCTATAAGTGTTACCGAACGAACAGGTTATATCGGCCGTGTCAGAAATCTAGCCCGTAAAGTGGCAAGAACCTTCTATGAGGAAAGAGAAAAGCTAGGTTTCCCAATTTTGAAAAAGGAGGAGAGCAACAATGAGTAA
- the recO gene encoding DNA repair protein RecO codes for MLHKCEGIVIRTNAYGENNKIVTIYSKELGKVGVMARGANKPSSRFTAVSQLFSHATFVFQRSTGLGSLQQGEIMDSMRSIREDIFLTAYASFIVELMDRTTDEGKRNPALYELLYQVLHYINDGFDAEILTFIFEMKMCDVIGITPELNRCASCGATEGSFAFSIKEGGFLCNRCFHKDPYLIKVSPATLRLLRTFYYYDLNRIGNLSLKEETRKELRFIIDEYYEAYSGIMLKSKRFLKQIGSLKVNLPEKKGKPD; via the coding sequence TTGCTACATAAATGTGAAGGCATTGTCATTCGAACAAATGCCTATGGTGAAAATAATAAGATTGTTACCATCTACTCGAAGGAGCTGGGGAAAGTAGGGGTGATGGCGAGAGGTGCCAATAAGCCCAGCAGCCGGTTTACTGCTGTCTCCCAGCTGTTTTCCCACGCTACCTTTGTCTTCCAAAGGAGTACAGGACTAGGAAGCCTCCAACAAGGTGAAATCATGGACTCCATGAGATCCATCAGAGAGGATATCTTCCTAACAGCCTATGCTTCTTTCATTGTGGAGTTAATGGACAGGACTACAGATGAAGGAAAACGTAATCCGGCACTATACGAACTACTTTATCAAGTGTTGCATTATATCAACGATGGTTTTGATGCAGAAATATTAACATTCATTTTTGAAATGAAAATGTGCGATGTTATCGGCATTACACCCGAACTAAATCGCTGTGCTTCATGTGGTGCAACAGAGGGGAGTTTTGCCTTTTCTATAAAGGAGGGCGGCTTCCTTTGTAACAGATGTTTTCATAAAGACCCCTATTTAATTAAAGTCTCCCCTGCTACGCTTAGGCTCTTACGGACCTTTTACTACTATGATTTGAATAGAATAGGCAACCTTTCGTTAAAAGAAGAAACAAGAAAAGAGCTGCGATTCATTATCGACGAATATTATGAAGCATATTCTGGGATAATGTTAAAATCCAAACGCTTTTTAAAGCAAATAGGCTCTTTGAAAGTGAATCTTCCTGAAAAAAAGGGCAAACCTGATTGA
- a CDS encoding YqzL family protein — MLDFTWKVFKETGNIDTYLLFKELEKENGDLPEQTEELANSDLPIS; from the coding sequence ATGTTGGATTTTACCTGGAAGGTCTTTAAAGAAACAGGTAATATTGATACCTATCTTCTCTTTAAAGAGCTTGAAAAAGAAAATGGCGATTTACCCGAACAGACAGAAGAACTAGCGAATAGTGACTTACCAATTTCATAA
- the era gene encoding GTPase Era, which translates to MHNQTNTNYKSGFVSIIGRPNVGKSTFLNRVIGQKIAIMSDKPQTTRNKIQGVFTQDDAQIVFIDTPGIHKPKHKLGDFMMKVAQNTLKEVDLVLFMINAKEGLGKGDEFIIEKLKETSTPVYLVINKIDEVHPDDLLPLMETYKALYPFKEIVPISALQGNNLEILLDQIKKFLPEGPQYYPADQVTDHPERFIVAELIREKVLHLTREEVPHSIAVAIDSMKKRENKDMVDIQATVVVERDSQKGIVIGKQGKVLKEVGQKARVDIEALLGSKVFLELWVKVQKDWRNKQSQLRDFGFNENEY; encoded by the coding sequence ATGCATAACCAAACCAATACAAACTATAAATCAGGGTTTGTCTCCATCATTGGCAGGCCGAACGTTGGAAAGTCAACATTTTTGAACAGAGTAATCGGCCAAAAAATTGCGATAATGAGTGACAAACCACAAACGACTCGAAATAAAATTCAAGGTGTATTTACGCAAGACGACGCACAAATTGTTTTCATCGACACACCGGGCATCCATAAACCAAAGCATAAGCTTGGAGATTTTATGATGAAGGTGGCGCAAAATACGTTAAAAGAAGTTGACCTGGTTCTATTTATGATTAATGCAAAAGAAGGTTTAGGAAAAGGCGATGAATTCATTATCGAAAAGCTGAAGGAAACGTCAACTCCAGTATATTTGGTAATAAATAAAATCGACGAAGTACATCCAGATGACCTGCTACCCTTGATGGAAACATACAAAGCGTTGTATCCATTCAAAGAAATAGTTCCGATATCTGCTTTACAAGGTAACAATCTAGAAATTTTATTGGATCAAATTAAGAAATTCCTTCCAGAAGGTCCCCAGTATTATCCGGCAGACCAAGTGACCGACCATCCGGAACGTTTTATTGTGGCAGAGCTGATCAGGGAGAAAGTGCTTCACTTAACGCGTGAGGAAGTTCCTCACTCCATTGCTGTAGCAATTGATTCCATGAAGAAACGTGAAAACAAAGATATGGTCGATATTCAGGCCACCGTCGTAGTGGAACGCGATTCTCAAAAAGGGATAGTCATCGGGAAACAAGGAAAAGTCTTAAAAGAAGTGGGACAAAAAGCCAGAGTGGACATTGAAGCATTACTGGGATCCAAAGTGTTTTTGGAATTGTGGGTAAAAGTACAAAAGGATTGGCGTAACAAGCAGTCACAACTTAGAGATTTTGGTTTTAATGAAAACGAATACTAA
- a CDS encoding cytidine deaminase: MAYVPYSKFKVGAALLGKDGKVYRGCNIENAAYSMTNCAERTALFKAYSEGNTQFDAIAVVADTKRPVPPCGACRQVISELCAPETKVILTNLHGDIQELTVAELLPGAFSPEDLDA; encoded by the coding sequence ATGGCTTATGTACCCTACTCCAAGTTTAAAGTAGGCGCGGCATTATTAGGTAAAGACGGTAAGGTCTATCGCGGATGCAACATTGAAAATGCTGCATACAGTATGACTAACTGTGCAGAAAGAACAGCACTTTTTAAAGCGTATTCAGAAGGCAACACTCAATTTGATGCAATTGCGGTTGTAGCCGATACGAAACGACCTGTTCCACCTTGTGGAGCTTGCCGTCAAGTAATATCGGAGCTGTGTGCACCTGAAACGAAAGTGATCCTGACAAACCTTCACGGTGATATTCAGGAACTTACAGTAGCAGAATTGCTACCTGGAGCCTTTTCACCGGAGGATTTAGATGCATAA
- a CDS encoding diacylglycerol kinase family protein: protein MPMDSRDRNRKGYRGSFTSSFSYAFEGLRFVLRTERNIKFHVFIAVVMISMSLFFQITKVEWLILFLVIGGMFVIEIINTAIENVVDLVTEEFHPLAKTAKDVAASAALVFACISVIIGVILFGPYIVAYL from the coding sequence ATGCCTATGGACTCACGCGATCGTAACCGTAAAGGATATCGAGGTTCATTTACTTCTAGTTTTTCATATGCTTTTGAGGGATTAAGGTTTGTCCTTCGTACAGAGAGAAACATTAAGTTTCACGTTTTTATAGCAGTTGTAATGATAAGCATGTCTTTATTTTTTCAAATTACAAAAGTAGAGTGGCTCATTCTTTTTCTCGTCATTGGCGGAATGTTTGTCATTGAAATTATTAATACTGCGATTGAAAATGTGGTGGATCTTGTGACAGAGGAGTTCCACCCTCTTGCGAAAACGGCAAAAGATGTGGCTGCTTCTGCGGCCTTAGTTTTTGCTTGTATCTCTGTTATAATTGGTGTAATCTTATTTGGCCCTTATATTGTGGCTTACCTATAA
- the ybeY gene encoding rRNA maturation RNase YbeY, translating into MIEIDMLDETTKLTDEQWEDIKNLLIFAVEKESVKAGAELSVTFVDNDRIQEINREYRDKDRPTDVISFAMEELGEGEIEIHYDEEAPRMLGDIIISIPKAEEQAEEYGHSVKRELGFLALHGLLHLLGYDHENETDEKIMFDKQKEILDAYGLTRS; encoded by the coding sequence ATGATCGAAATCGATATGTTAGATGAAACAACAAAACTGACAGATGAGCAGTGGGAAGATATTAAAAATTTATTGATATTTGCTGTTGAAAAAGAGTCTGTCAAAGCCGGTGCTGAACTCTCCGTTACCTTTGTGGATAATGATAGAATTCAGGAAATTAACCGTGAATATCGTGACAAGGACCGTCCTACAGATGTCATTTCTTTCGCCATGGAGGAGCTGGGTGAGGGAGAAATTGAAATCCATTATGACGAAGAAGCACCTCGTATGCTCGGAGATATCATCATCTCCATTCCAAAAGCGGAAGAACAAGCAGAAGAATATGGTCATTCTGTTAAGCGTGAGCTTGGATTTCTTGCGCTGCACGGACTTTTACACCTTCTGGGCTATGATCATGAAAATGAAACTGATGAAAAAATAATGTTTGATAAACAGAAAGAAATCTTAGATGCCTATGGACTCACGCGATCGTAA
- a CDS encoding HD family phosphohydrolase, with protein sequence MKKKSKSWKISFQHLKAFKFYHVIIYVLLGFIMFGIMFSNVKPEKVNVQLFSNAEKTIVAPHSFEDREATELLRKEAADKVPDQFIRDKDKAYQQIARVENLFEVLIETKNKIAELEKVPETSPPAEEEADSSQSQEEPEPIMLTDAEKLKLLEEALEGQVPDRWENELKEENLLFLLGSKEADLTRYKNASVTAINNAMSRDIHTIEDASEAKNLARTELSQSGNVPSVIINISSISVIQNVIYDSALTQEKRQQAIDTVEPVRISQGDTLVKAGQFIDRETYRLLTIAGFVNQSDNLAPYAGLLIIIGLMIFALVYLFKNIDTTIHSKNTYLTMYLLIFSITLILLKIFSFFQTLNTTEIGYIAPVAMGAMLIKMLINDRIAIFSSIIFGICGSFIFNMVPGAMNYTVGSYLIISAVASVLFLNQHNRRLTILQTGLFVSFINVVTVIALVLLTNRDLTGMNELLDLGINGTMAIGSGVVSAVLTIGILPFFEVGFGMLSTMKLLELSNPNHPLLRKILMETPGTYHHSVMVANLSESACEAVGANGLLARVASYYHDIGKTKRPHYFIENQMGRANPHDKLPPQTSKNIIIAHATDGAQILRDHNMPKEIVDIAAQHHGTTLLKFFYHKAKEQNENIKEEEYRYPGPKATSKEAAIVGTADSIEAAVRSLNNPTPDKIETIVKAIIKDRLQDGQYSDCDLTFKELEEIGKSFCETLQGIFHSRIEYPKGEEEES encoded by the coding sequence GTGAAAAAGAAATCGAAATCCTGGAAAATTTCTTTTCAACACTTGAAGGCCTTTAAGTTTTACCATGTCATCATCTATGTGCTGTTGGGGTTTATCATGTTTGGCATTATGTTCAGTAACGTGAAGCCAGAGAAGGTAAATGTACAACTATTCAGCAATGCGGAAAAAACAATTGTGGCGCCTCATAGTTTTGAAGATAGAGAAGCCACGGAACTGCTAAGAAAAGAAGCGGCAGATAAAGTGCCTGACCAATTTATCAGGGACAAGGATAAAGCATATCAGCAAATTGCAAGGGTGGAAAACCTCTTTGAAGTGCTGATTGAAACTAAAAATAAAATAGCGGAACTCGAAAAAGTTCCGGAAACCTCACCTCCCGCTGAGGAAGAAGCGGACTCCTCGCAGTCACAAGAAGAACCCGAGCCTATAATGCTTACAGATGCGGAAAAATTGAAACTCCTAGAAGAAGCCCTTGAAGGCCAAGTTCCAGACCGTTGGGAAAATGAATTAAAAGAAGAAAATCTGCTCTTTTTACTTGGTTCAAAGGAAGCAGACCTCACACGCTATAAAAATGCATCAGTTACAGCAATTAATAACGCGATGTCTAGGGATATACATACAATCGAAGATGCGAGTGAAGCAAAGAATCTTGCAAGAACAGAGCTTTCTCAATCAGGAAATGTCCCAAGTGTTATCATTAATATTTCGAGCATTTCTGTAATCCAAAATGTTATTTATGATTCCGCTCTAACGCAGGAAAAGAGGCAACAGGCAATCGATACTGTGGAGCCTGTACGGATATCACAGGGTGATACACTTGTTAAGGCTGGCCAATTTATTGATAGAGAAACTTATAGGCTTCTTACTATAGCTGGATTTGTCAACCAATCAGACAATCTTGCACCGTATGCAGGTTTATTGATCATCATTGGGTTAATGATTTTTGCTTTGGTTTACTTATTTAAAAACATTGATACAACGATACACAGTAAAAATACGTATTTGACCATGTATTTATTAATCTTTTCTATTACTTTAATCTTATTGAAAATCTTTAGTTTCTTTCAAACCTTAAATACGACGGAAATCGGCTATATTGCCCCGGTTGCGATGGGTGCCATGCTTATAAAAATGCTGATTAATGATCGTATTGCCATATTTTCAAGTATTATATTTGGGATTTGTGGAAGTTTTATATTTAATATGGTTCCAGGTGCTATGAACTATACAGTGGGGTCTTACTTGATTATATCAGCTGTAGCGTCGGTACTATTTTTGAATCAGCATAACAGACGACTTACGATTCTTCAGACGGGCCTATTTGTATCCTTCATTAACGTGGTGACGGTCATTGCGTTGGTGTTATTGACCAACAGGGACCTTACTGGTATGAATGAGTTGTTGGACCTAGGTATCAATGGGACGATGGCGATTGGATCTGGAGTTGTCTCGGCCGTGCTTACTATTGGGATCCTTCCTTTCTTTGAGGTGGGCTTTGGGATGCTCTCAACGATGAAGTTGCTTGAGCTGTCCAATCCAAACCATCCACTGTTAAGAAAGATCTTAATGGAGACACCAGGGACGTATCACCATAGTGTGATGGTAGCCAATTTATCAGAATCAGCTTGTGAGGCAGTCGGTGCGAATGGGTTGCTTGCGAGGGTTGCATCTTATTATCATGATATAGGCAAAACAAAAAGGCCGCATTATTTTATTGAAAATCAAATGGGTCGAGCGAATCCTCATGATAAACTTCCACCTCAGACGAGTAAAAATATTATTATTGCCCATGCCACGGACGGAGCTCAAATCCTCCGCGATCATAATATGCCAAAAGAGATCGTTGACATTGCAGCACAGCATCATGGGACAACCCTATTGAAATTTTTCTATCATAAAGCGAAAGAACAAAATGAAAATATTAAAGAAGAAGAATATCGCTACCCTGGACCGAAAGCTACCTCTAAAGAAGCAGCAATAGTCGGGACTGCTGACAGCATTGAAGCGGCAGTAAGGTCATTGAACAACCCGACTCCCGATAAAATCGAAACAATTGTAAAGGCTATCATTAAAGACCGCCTTCAGGATGGACAGTACAGTGACTGTGATTTAACTTTTAAAGAACTTGAAGAAATAGGAAAGTCCTTCTGTGAAACATTACAAGGTATATTCCATTCAAGAATCGAGTACCCGAAAGGAGAGGAAGAAGAATCATGA